One window of the Halictus rubicundus isolate RS-2024b chromosome 6, iyHalRubi1_principal, whole genome shotgun sequence genome contains the following:
- the Cpsf2 gene encoding cleavage and polyadenylation specificity factor subunit 2 isoform X1: MTSIIKLHAVSGAMDESPPCYILQVDELRILLDCGWDENFDQEFIKELKRHVHQIDAVLLSYPDPLHLGALPYLVGKCGLNCPIYATIPVYKMGQMFMYDMYQSRHNMEDFDLFTLDDVDAAFDKIVQLKYNQSISMKGKGYGVTLTPLPAGHMIGGTIWKIVKVGEEDIIYAVDFNHKKERHLNGCELERLQRPSLLITDAFNATYQQARRRTRDEKLMTNILQTLRGGGNVLVSVDTAGRVLELAHMLDQLWRNKESGLLAYSLALLNNVSYNVVEFAKSQIEWMSDKLMRSFEGARNNPFQFKHLQLCHSMAELNQVPSPKVVLASTPDMECGFSRELFLQWCGNPQNSIILTSRTSPGTLARDLVEKGGNRNITLEVKRRIRLEGIELEEYQRKEKLKQEQLKQEQIFNHFLIRETADVSSESEDEIEVGGGRGKHDLLVKQESKPGFFKQSKKQHPMFPFVEEKIKTDEYGEIIRPEDYKIAETMPEIDDNKENLETKQEDATHHPEVATDIPTKCIQVTRTMTVNASVTYIDFEGRSDGESLQKILAQLRPRRVVLVRGAPKDTEILAQQAQSAGARVFVPGRGETLDATTETHIYQVRLTDALVSGLNFSKGKGDSEVAWIDAVITARDQVCRDAVADTQQDDTIDQNDKILTLEPLPLNEARSGVTVPGHQTTFINELKLSDFKQILNKSNIPSEFSGGVLWCCNNSIAVRRHEAGKVILEGCLSEDYYKVRELLYEQYAIV; the protein is encoded by the exons ATGACGTCGATTATAAAACTTCATGCCGTTTCTGGGGCTATGGACGAGTCTCCTCCTTGTTATATATTACAAGTCGATGAATTAAGGATCCTACTCGATTGCGGATGGGACGAGAATTTTGATCAAGAATTTATAAAGGAATTAAAACG ACACGTACATCAGATAGATGCGGTACTGCTGTCGTATCCAGATCCACTACATTTAGGTGCTTTACCATATTTGGTTGGAAAATGTGGCCTAAATTGCCCTATCTATGCTACTATTCCTGTGTACAAGATGGGACAAATGTTTATGTACGACATGTATCAG TCTCGTCACAATATGGAGGACTTTGATCTTTTCACATTGGATGATGTAGATGCAGCATTTGATAAAATCGTTCAGTTGAAATATAATCAGAGTATATCAATGAAAGGGAAAGGGTATGGGGTCACCTTAACACCATTGCCAGCTGGTCACATGATTGGAGGGACTATTTGGAAGATTGTAAAGGTTGGAGAGGAAGATATAATATATGCTGTGGATTTCAACCACAAAAAGGAGAGACACTTGAATGGCTGTGAATTAGAGAGATTACAGAGGCCATCTTTATTGATCACAGATGCTTTTAATGCTACGTATCAGCAAGCTAGGCGTAGAACTAGAGATGAAAAGCTGATGA CAAATATTTTACAAACCCTACGAGGTGGTGGGAATGTTCTAGTCAGTGTAGATACAGCTGGCCGTGTATTAGAACTAGCACACATGTTGGATCAACTTTGGCGTAACAAAGAATCTGGTCTGCTTGCGTATTCACTTGCTCTCTTAAATAATGTTAGCTACAATGTGGTGGAATTTGCAAAGTCACAGATCGAATGGATGAGCGATAAACTGATGAGAAGCTTTGAAGGAGCTAGAAATAATCCATTCCAGTTCAAGCATTTACAACTGTGTCACAGCATGGCAGAGTTGAATCAAGTTCCTAGTCCGAAG GTTGTACTTGCAAGCACTCCAGACATGGAATGCGGATTTTCGAGAGAGTTGTTTCTGCAATGGTGTGGCAATCCTCAGAACAGTATTATACTAACTAGTAGAACTTCCCCGGGAACATTGGCGAGAGATTTAGTTGAGAAAGGAGGCAACAGAAACATCACGTTGGAGGTGAAAAGAAGAATCAGACTAGAAGGCATTGAATTGGAAGAATatcagagaaaagaaaaattgaaacagGAGCAACTAAAGCAGGAGCAAAT CTTTAACCATTTTCTCATTAGGGAAACCGCCGACGTCAGTTCCGAATCGGAAGATGAAATAGAAGTGGGTGGTGGAAGAGGGAAGCACGATTTATTGGTGAAACAAGAGAGTAAACCAGGTTTCTTCAAGCAGAGTAAAAAACAACATCCCATGTTTCCGTTTGTGGAAGAGAAAATCAAGACAGATGAATATGGGGAGATTATAAg ACCCGAAGATTATAAAATCGCAGAAACAATGCCAGAAATCGATGATAATAAAGAAAACCTCGAAACAAAACAAGAAGATGCTACACACCATCCAGAGGTAGCTACTGACATTCCCACCAAATGCATTCAAGTTACTCGTACAATGACAGTTAATGCATCTGTCACCTACATAGACTTCGAAGGAAGATCAGACGGTGAATCACTGCAGAAAATCCTAGCACAGTTGAGACCTCGGAGGGTTGTGTTAGTTCGAGGGGCTCCAAAGGATACAGAAATCCTAGCCCAGCAAGCACAAAGTGCGGGTGCACGAGTATTTGTTCCAGGCAGAGGAGAAACGTTAGATGCTACAACAGAAACGCACATTTATCAA GTTCGCTTGACGGATGCTCTTGTTAGCGGCTTGAACTTTTCGAAAGGAAAAGGCGATTCCGAAGTAGCATGGATCGATGCAGTGATAACAGCTCGAGATCAAGTATGCCGGGATGCGGTTGCTGATACACAGCAggacgatacgatagatcaAAATGACAAAATACTGACTTTAGAACCGTTACCGCTAAACGAGGCACGTAGTGGTGTAACT GTACCCGGACATCAAACAACATTCATCAACGAGTTAAAATTATCGGACTTTAAACAAATCTTAAATAAGAGTAATATTCCTTCTGAATTCAGTGGTGGAGTTTTATGGTGTTGCAATAATTCTATCGCCGTCAGAAGG caTGAGGCTGGCAAAGTAATATTAGAAGGCTGTCTATCCGAAGATTATTACAAAGTGCGCGAATTATTGTACGAACAATATGCAAttgtataa
- the Cpsf2 gene encoding cleavage and polyadenylation specificity factor subunit 2 isoform X4 has translation MTSIIKLHAVSGAMDESPPCYILQVDELRILLDCGWDENFDQEFIKELKRHVHQIDAVLLSYPDPLHLGALPYLVGKCGLNCPIYATIPVYKMGQMFMYDMYQSRHNMEDFDLFTLDDVDAAFDKIVQLKYNQSISMKGKGYGVTLTPLPAGHMIGGTIWKIVKVGEEDIIYAVDFNHKKERHLNGCELERLQRPSLLITDAFNATYQQARRRTRDEKLMTNILQTLRGGGNVLVSVDTAGRVLELAHMLDQLWRNKESGLLAYSLALLNNVSYNVVEFAKSQIEWMSDKLMRSFEGARNNPFQFKHLQLCHSMAELNQVPSPKVVLASTPDMECGFSRELFLQWCGNPQNSIILTSRTSPGTLARDLVEKGGNRNITLEVKRRIRLEGIELEEYQRKEKLKQEQLKQEQMETADVSSESEDEIEVGGGRGKHDLLVKQESKPGFFKQSKKQHPMFPFVEEKIKTDEYGEIIRPEDYKIAETMPEIDDNKENLETKQEDATHHPEVATDIPTKCIQVTRTMTVNASVTYIDFEGRSDGESLQKILAQLRPRRVVLVRGAPKDTEILAQQAQSAGARVFVPGRGETLDATTETHIYQVRLTDALVSGLNFSKGKGDSEVAWIDAVITARDQVCRDAVADTQQDDTIDQNDKILTLEPLPLNEVPGHQTTFINELKLSDFKQILNKSNIPSEFSGGVLWCCNNSIAVRRHEAGKVILEGCLSEDYYKVRELLYEQYAIV, from the exons ATGACGTCGATTATAAAACTTCATGCCGTTTCTGGGGCTATGGACGAGTCTCCTCCTTGTTATATATTACAAGTCGATGAATTAAGGATCCTACTCGATTGCGGATGGGACGAGAATTTTGATCAAGAATTTATAAAGGAATTAAAACG ACACGTACATCAGATAGATGCGGTACTGCTGTCGTATCCAGATCCACTACATTTAGGTGCTTTACCATATTTGGTTGGAAAATGTGGCCTAAATTGCCCTATCTATGCTACTATTCCTGTGTACAAGATGGGACAAATGTTTATGTACGACATGTATCAG TCTCGTCACAATATGGAGGACTTTGATCTTTTCACATTGGATGATGTAGATGCAGCATTTGATAAAATCGTTCAGTTGAAATATAATCAGAGTATATCAATGAAAGGGAAAGGGTATGGGGTCACCTTAACACCATTGCCAGCTGGTCACATGATTGGAGGGACTATTTGGAAGATTGTAAAGGTTGGAGAGGAAGATATAATATATGCTGTGGATTTCAACCACAAAAAGGAGAGACACTTGAATGGCTGTGAATTAGAGAGATTACAGAGGCCATCTTTATTGATCACAGATGCTTTTAATGCTACGTATCAGCAAGCTAGGCGTAGAACTAGAGATGAAAAGCTGATGA CAAATATTTTACAAACCCTACGAGGTGGTGGGAATGTTCTAGTCAGTGTAGATACAGCTGGCCGTGTATTAGAACTAGCACACATGTTGGATCAACTTTGGCGTAACAAAGAATCTGGTCTGCTTGCGTATTCACTTGCTCTCTTAAATAATGTTAGCTACAATGTGGTGGAATTTGCAAAGTCACAGATCGAATGGATGAGCGATAAACTGATGAGAAGCTTTGAAGGAGCTAGAAATAATCCATTCCAGTTCAAGCATTTACAACTGTGTCACAGCATGGCAGAGTTGAATCAAGTTCCTAGTCCGAAG GTTGTACTTGCAAGCACTCCAGACATGGAATGCGGATTTTCGAGAGAGTTGTTTCTGCAATGGTGTGGCAATCCTCAGAACAGTATTATACTAACTAGTAGAACTTCCCCGGGAACATTGGCGAGAGATTTAGTTGAGAAAGGAGGCAACAGAAACATCACGTTGGAGGTGAAAAGAAGAATCAGACTAGAAGGCATTGAATTGGAAGAATatcagagaaaagaaaaattgaaacagGAGCAACTAAAGCAGGAGCAAAT GGAAACCGCCGACGTCAGTTCCGAATCGGAAGATGAAATAGAAGTGGGTGGTGGAAGAGGGAAGCACGATTTATTGGTGAAACAAGAGAGTAAACCAGGTTTCTTCAAGCAGAGTAAAAAACAACATCCCATGTTTCCGTTTGTGGAAGAGAAAATCAAGACAGATGAATATGGGGAGATTATAAg ACCCGAAGATTATAAAATCGCAGAAACAATGCCAGAAATCGATGATAATAAAGAAAACCTCGAAACAAAACAAGAAGATGCTACACACCATCCAGAGGTAGCTACTGACATTCCCACCAAATGCATTCAAGTTACTCGTACAATGACAGTTAATGCATCTGTCACCTACATAGACTTCGAAGGAAGATCAGACGGTGAATCACTGCAGAAAATCCTAGCACAGTTGAGACCTCGGAGGGTTGTGTTAGTTCGAGGGGCTCCAAAGGATACAGAAATCCTAGCCCAGCAAGCACAAAGTGCGGGTGCACGAGTATTTGTTCCAGGCAGAGGAGAAACGTTAGATGCTACAACAGAAACGCACATTTATCAA GTTCGCTTGACGGATGCTCTTGTTAGCGGCTTGAACTTTTCGAAAGGAAAAGGCGATTCCGAAGTAGCATGGATCGATGCAGTGATAACAGCTCGAGATCAAGTATGCCGGGATGCGGTTGCTGATACACAGCAggacgatacgatagatcaAAATGACAAAATACTGACTTTAGAACCGTTACCGCTAAACGAG GTACCCGGACATCAAACAACATTCATCAACGAGTTAAAATTATCGGACTTTAAACAAATCTTAAATAAGAGTAATATTCCTTCTGAATTCAGTGGTGGAGTTTTATGGTGTTGCAATAATTCTATCGCCGTCAGAAGG caTGAGGCTGGCAAAGTAATATTAGAAGGCTGTCTATCCGAAGATTATTACAAAGTGCGCGAATTATTGTACGAACAATATGCAAttgtataa
- the Cpsf2 gene encoding cleavage and polyadenylation specificity factor subunit 2 isoform X3 gives MTSIIKLHAVSGAMDESPPCYILQVDELRILLDCGWDENFDQEFIKELKRHVHQIDAVLLSYPDPLHLGALPYLVGKCGLNCPIYATIPVYKMGQMFMYDMYQSRHNMEDFDLFTLDDVDAAFDKIVQLKYNQSISMKGKGYGVTLTPLPAGHMIGGTIWKIVKVGEEDIIYAVDFNHKKERHLNGCELERLQRPSLLITDAFNATYQQARRRTRDEKLMTNILQTLRGGGNVLVSVDTAGRVLELAHMLDQLWRNKESGLLAYSLALLNNVSYNVVEFAKSQIEWMSDKLMRSFEGARNNPFQFKHLQLCHSMAELNQVPSPKVVLASTPDMECGFSRELFLQWCGNPQNSIILTSRTSPGTLARDLVEKGGNRNITLEVKRRIRLEGIELEEYQRKEKLKQEQLKQEQMETADVSSESEDEIEVGGGRGKHDLLVKQESKPGFFKQSKKQHPMFPFVEEKIKTDEYGEIIRPEDYKIAETMPEIDDNKENLETKQEDATHHPEVATDIPTKCIQVTRTMTVNASVTYIDFEGRSDGESLQKILAQLRPRRVVLVRGAPKDTEILAQQAQSAGARVFVPGRGETLDATTETHIYQVRLTDALVSGLNFSKGKGDSEVAWIDAVITARDQVCRDAVADTQQDDTIDQNDKILTLEPLPLNEARSGVTVPGHQTTFINELKLSDFKQILNKSNIPSEFSGGVLWCCNNSIAVRRHEAGKVILEGCLSEDYYKVRELLYEQYAIV, from the exons ATGACGTCGATTATAAAACTTCATGCCGTTTCTGGGGCTATGGACGAGTCTCCTCCTTGTTATATATTACAAGTCGATGAATTAAGGATCCTACTCGATTGCGGATGGGACGAGAATTTTGATCAAGAATTTATAAAGGAATTAAAACG ACACGTACATCAGATAGATGCGGTACTGCTGTCGTATCCAGATCCACTACATTTAGGTGCTTTACCATATTTGGTTGGAAAATGTGGCCTAAATTGCCCTATCTATGCTACTATTCCTGTGTACAAGATGGGACAAATGTTTATGTACGACATGTATCAG TCTCGTCACAATATGGAGGACTTTGATCTTTTCACATTGGATGATGTAGATGCAGCATTTGATAAAATCGTTCAGTTGAAATATAATCAGAGTATATCAATGAAAGGGAAAGGGTATGGGGTCACCTTAACACCATTGCCAGCTGGTCACATGATTGGAGGGACTATTTGGAAGATTGTAAAGGTTGGAGAGGAAGATATAATATATGCTGTGGATTTCAACCACAAAAAGGAGAGACACTTGAATGGCTGTGAATTAGAGAGATTACAGAGGCCATCTTTATTGATCACAGATGCTTTTAATGCTACGTATCAGCAAGCTAGGCGTAGAACTAGAGATGAAAAGCTGATGA CAAATATTTTACAAACCCTACGAGGTGGTGGGAATGTTCTAGTCAGTGTAGATACAGCTGGCCGTGTATTAGAACTAGCACACATGTTGGATCAACTTTGGCGTAACAAAGAATCTGGTCTGCTTGCGTATTCACTTGCTCTCTTAAATAATGTTAGCTACAATGTGGTGGAATTTGCAAAGTCACAGATCGAATGGATGAGCGATAAACTGATGAGAAGCTTTGAAGGAGCTAGAAATAATCCATTCCAGTTCAAGCATTTACAACTGTGTCACAGCATGGCAGAGTTGAATCAAGTTCCTAGTCCGAAG GTTGTACTTGCAAGCACTCCAGACATGGAATGCGGATTTTCGAGAGAGTTGTTTCTGCAATGGTGTGGCAATCCTCAGAACAGTATTATACTAACTAGTAGAACTTCCCCGGGAACATTGGCGAGAGATTTAGTTGAGAAAGGAGGCAACAGAAACATCACGTTGGAGGTGAAAAGAAGAATCAGACTAGAAGGCATTGAATTGGAAGAATatcagagaaaagaaaaattgaaacagGAGCAACTAAAGCAGGAGCAAAT GGAAACCGCCGACGTCAGTTCCGAATCGGAAGATGAAATAGAAGTGGGTGGTGGAAGAGGGAAGCACGATTTATTGGTGAAACAAGAGAGTAAACCAGGTTTCTTCAAGCAGAGTAAAAAACAACATCCCATGTTTCCGTTTGTGGAAGAGAAAATCAAGACAGATGAATATGGGGAGATTATAAg ACCCGAAGATTATAAAATCGCAGAAACAATGCCAGAAATCGATGATAATAAAGAAAACCTCGAAACAAAACAAGAAGATGCTACACACCATCCAGAGGTAGCTACTGACATTCCCACCAAATGCATTCAAGTTACTCGTACAATGACAGTTAATGCATCTGTCACCTACATAGACTTCGAAGGAAGATCAGACGGTGAATCACTGCAGAAAATCCTAGCACAGTTGAGACCTCGGAGGGTTGTGTTAGTTCGAGGGGCTCCAAAGGATACAGAAATCCTAGCCCAGCAAGCACAAAGTGCGGGTGCACGAGTATTTGTTCCAGGCAGAGGAGAAACGTTAGATGCTACAACAGAAACGCACATTTATCAA GTTCGCTTGACGGATGCTCTTGTTAGCGGCTTGAACTTTTCGAAAGGAAAAGGCGATTCCGAAGTAGCATGGATCGATGCAGTGATAACAGCTCGAGATCAAGTATGCCGGGATGCGGTTGCTGATACACAGCAggacgatacgatagatcaAAATGACAAAATACTGACTTTAGAACCGTTACCGCTAAACGAGGCACGTAGTGGTGTAACT GTACCCGGACATCAAACAACATTCATCAACGAGTTAAAATTATCGGACTTTAAACAAATCTTAAATAAGAGTAATATTCCTTCTGAATTCAGTGGTGGAGTTTTATGGTGTTGCAATAATTCTATCGCCGTCAGAAGG caTGAGGCTGGCAAAGTAATATTAGAAGGCTGTCTATCCGAAGATTATTACAAAGTGCGCGAATTATTGTACGAACAATATGCAAttgtataa
- the Cpsf2 gene encoding cleavage and polyadenylation specificity factor subunit 2 isoform X2 translates to MTSIIKLHAVSGAMDESPPCYILQVDELRILLDCGWDENFDQEFIKELKRHVHQIDAVLLSYPDPLHLGALPYLVGKCGLNCPIYATIPVYKMGQMFMYDMYQSRHNMEDFDLFTLDDVDAAFDKIVQLKYNQSISMKGKGYGVTLTPLPAGHMIGGTIWKIVKVGEEDIIYAVDFNHKKERHLNGCELERLQRPSLLITDAFNATYQQARRRTRDEKLMTNILQTLRGGGNVLVSVDTAGRVLELAHMLDQLWRNKESGLLAYSLALLNNVSYNVVEFAKSQIEWMSDKLMRSFEGARNNPFQFKHLQLCHSMAELNQVPSPKVVLASTPDMECGFSRELFLQWCGNPQNSIILTSRTSPGTLARDLVEKGGNRNITLEVKRRIRLEGIELEEYQRKEKLKQEQLKQEQIFNHFLIRETADVSSESEDEIEVGGGRGKHDLLVKQESKPGFFKQSKKQHPMFPFVEEKIKTDEYGEIIRPEDYKIAETMPEIDDNKENLETKQEDATHHPEVATDIPTKCIQVTRTMTVNASVTYIDFEGRSDGESLQKILAQLRPRRVVLVRGAPKDTEILAQQAQSAGARVFVPGRGETLDATTETHIYQVRLTDALVSGLNFSKGKGDSEVAWIDAVITARDQVCRDAVADTQQDDTIDQNDKILTLEPLPLNEVPGHQTTFINELKLSDFKQILNKSNIPSEFSGGVLWCCNNSIAVRRHEAGKVILEGCLSEDYYKVRELLYEQYAIV, encoded by the exons ATGACGTCGATTATAAAACTTCATGCCGTTTCTGGGGCTATGGACGAGTCTCCTCCTTGTTATATATTACAAGTCGATGAATTAAGGATCCTACTCGATTGCGGATGGGACGAGAATTTTGATCAAGAATTTATAAAGGAATTAAAACG ACACGTACATCAGATAGATGCGGTACTGCTGTCGTATCCAGATCCACTACATTTAGGTGCTTTACCATATTTGGTTGGAAAATGTGGCCTAAATTGCCCTATCTATGCTACTATTCCTGTGTACAAGATGGGACAAATGTTTATGTACGACATGTATCAG TCTCGTCACAATATGGAGGACTTTGATCTTTTCACATTGGATGATGTAGATGCAGCATTTGATAAAATCGTTCAGTTGAAATATAATCAGAGTATATCAATGAAAGGGAAAGGGTATGGGGTCACCTTAACACCATTGCCAGCTGGTCACATGATTGGAGGGACTATTTGGAAGATTGTAAAGGTTGGAGAGGAAGATATAATATATGCTGTGGATTTCAACCACAAAAAGGAGAGACACTTGAATGGCTGTGAATTAGAGAGATTACAGAGGCCATCTTTATTGATCACAGATGCTTTTAATGCTACGTATCAGCAAGCTAGGCGTAGAACTAGAGATGAAAAGCTGATGA CAAATATTTTACAAACCCTACGAGGTGGTGGGAATGTTCTAGTCAGTGTAGATACAGCTGGCCGTGTATTAGAACTAGCACACATGTTGGATCAACTTTGGCGTAACAAAGAATCTGGTCTGCTTGCGTATTCACTTGCTCTCTTAAATAATGTTAGCTACAATGTGGTGGAATTTGCAAAGTCACAGATCGAATGGATGAGCGATAAACTGATGAGAAGCTTTGAAGGAGCTAGAAATAATCCATTCCAGTTCAAGCATTTACAACTGTGTCACAGCATGGCAGAGTTGAATCAAGTTCCTAGTCCGAAG GTTGTACTTGCAAGCACTCCAGACATGGAATGCGGATTTTCGAGAGAGTTGTTTCTGCAATGGTGTGGCAATCCTCAGAACAGTATTATACTAACTAGTAGAACTTCCCCGGGAACATTGGCGAGAGATTTAGTTGAGAAAGGAGGCAACAGAAACATCACGTTGGAGGTGAAAAGAAGAATCAGACTAGAAGGCATTGAATTGGAAGAATatcagagaaaagaaaaattgaaacagGAGCAACTAAAGCAGGAGCAAAT CTTTAACCATTTTCTCATTAGGGAAACCGCCGACGTCAGTTCCGAATCGGAAGATGAAATAGAAGTGGGTGGTGGAAGAGGGAAGCACGATTTATTGGTGAAACAAGAGAGTAAACCAGGTTTCTTCAAGCAGAGTAAAAAACAACATCCCATGTTTCCGTTTGTGGAAGAGAAAATCAAGACAGATGAATATGGGGAGATTATAAg ACCCGAAGATTATAAAATCGCAGAAACAATGCCAGAAATCGATGATAATAAAGAAAACCTCGAAACAAAACAAGAAGATGCTACACACCATCCAGAGGTAGCTACTGACATTCCCACCAAATGCATTCAAGTTACTCGTACAATGACAGTTAATGCATCTGTCACCTACATAGACTTCGAAGGAAGATCAGACGGTGAATCACTGCAGAAAATCCTAGCACAGTTGAGACCTCGGAGGGTTGTGTTAGTTCGAGGGGCTCCAAAGGATACAGAAATCCTAGCCCAGCAAGCACAAAGTGCGGGTGCACGAGTATTTGTTCCAGGCAGAGGAGAAACGTTAGATGCTACAACAGAAACGCACATTTATCAA GTTCGCTTGACGGATGCTCTTGTTAGCGGCTTGAACTTTTCGAAAGGAAAAGGCGATTCCGAAGTAGCATGGATCGATGCAGTGATAACAGCTCGAGATCAAGTATGCCGGGATGCGGTTGCTGATACACAGCAggacgatacgatagatcaAAATGACAAAATACTGACTTTAGAACCGTTACCGCTAAACGAG GTACCCGGACATCAAACAACATTCATCAACGAGTTAAAATTATCGGACTTTAAACAAATCTTAAATAAGAGTAATATTCCTTCTGAATTCAGTGGTGGAGTTTTATGGTGTTGCAATAATTCTATCGCCGTCAGAAGG caTGAGGCTGGCAAAGTAATATTAGAAGGCTGTCTATCCGAAGATTATTACAAAGTGCGCGAATTATTGTACGAACAATATGCAAttgtataa